In Streptomyces sp. NBC_00569, a single genomic region encodes these proteins:
- the ngcE gene encoding N-acetylglucosamine/diacetylchitobiose ABC transporter substrate-binding protein, whose amino-acid sequence MTIRAGSLDRRTLLRGAIATAAMGSFAVACGSPSSKDNGDGGPKGKKGAKNPFGVAANSKVDAAIFDGGYGTDYVDYTNKVVGDQIKGLKVQVKPVVDIAPELQPRFVGGNPPDLIDNSGEDQIGFLSILDQLEELDDLFEANTYEGKKIADIVYPGVKAPGTFKDKFVALNYVMTVYGVWYSKTLFEKNGWTPPKTWDEALDLGQKAKKKGKYLFVHGKEAATYYRTLLIDSAIKEGGDEVRLALENLEKGCWSHPAIQGVIKVMETMVKQKMFVPGGSGTQFQKAQAIWSNDQKALLYPSGGWIENEMKKATKADFQMTGFPSMTLTDKPKMPYESLRAAAGEPFIVPKQGKNPAGGKEVLRAMLSEKAAANFSKTKLAPTIVKGTVPADGYGSSALVSQTKMLEAAGTNIFTYNFVEAYGMNTDQLVPWNSFLAGDIDAKGLTSALQKISDKIREDDSVDKIKVS is encoded by the coding sequence ATGACCATTCGTGCCGGCTCTCTTGACAGGCGGACGCTCCTGCGCGGGGCGATCGCAACTGCAGCCATGGGTTCGTTCGCGGTTGCGTGTGGCTCTCCCTCCAGCAAGGACAACGGTGACGGCGGCCCGAAGGGCAAGAAGGGCGCCAAGAACCCGTTCGGTGTCGCCGCGAACTCCAAGGTCGACGCGGCCATTTTCGACGGCGGCTACGGCACCGACTACGTCGACTACACCAACAAGGTCGTCGGGGACCAGATCAAGGGTCTCAAGGTCCAGGTCAAGCCGGTCGTCGACATCGCCCCGGAGCTCCAGCCCCGGTTCGTCGGCGGTAACCCGCCGGACCTCATCGACAACTCCGGTGAGGACCAGATCGGCTTCCTCAGCATCCTCGACCAGCTCGAGGAACTCGACGACCTCTTCGAGGCCAACACGTACGAGGGCAAGAAGATCGCCGACATCGTCTACCCCGGCGTCAAGGCCCCTGGCACGTTCAAGGACAAGTTCGTTGCGCTCAACTACGTGATGACGGTGTACGGCGTCTGGTACTCGAAGACGCTGTTCGAGAAGAACGGCTGGACGCCGCCGAAGACGTGGGACGAGGCGCTCGACCTCGGCCAGAAGGCGAAGAAGAAGGGCAAGTACCTCTTCGTCCACGGCAAGGAGGCGGCGACCTACTACCGCACGCTCCTGATCGACTCGGCGATCAAGGAGGGCGGCGACGAGGTCCGGCTCGCGCTGGAGAACCTGGAGAAGGGCTGCTGGTCGCACCCGGCCATCCAGGGAGTGATCAAGGTCATGGAGACCATGGTCAAGCAGAAGATGTTCGTCCCCGGTGGCTCCGGCACCCAGTTCCAGAAGGCGCAGGCGATCTGGAGCAACGACCAGAAGGCGCTGCTCTACCCGTCCGGTGGCTGGATCGAGAACGAGATGAAGAAGGCCACCAAGGCTGACTTCCAGATGACCGGCTTCCCGTCGATGACGCTCACCGACAAGCCGAAGATGCCCTACGAGTCGCTGCGCGCGGCGGCCGGCGAGCCGTTCATCGTGCCCAAGCAGGGCAAGAACCCGGCCGGCGGCAAGGAAGTGCTGCGGGCGATGCTGTCCGAGAAGGCGGCCGCCAACTTCTCCAAGACGAAGCTGGCCCCGACGATCGTCAAGGGCACCGTGCCCGCCGACGGTTACGGATCGTCGGCCCTCGTCTCGCAGACGAAGATGCTCGAGGCCGCCGGCACCAACATCTTCACCTACAACTTCGTCGAGGCCTACGGCATGAACACCGACCAGCTGGTGCCGTGGAACTCGTTCCTCGCCGGCGACATCGACGCCAAGGGCCTGACCTCGGCGCTGCAGAAGATCTCCGACAAGATCCGGGAAGACGACTCCGTCGACAAGATCAAGGTCAGCTAG